From the genome of Triticum aestivum cultivar Chinese Spring chromosome 3B, IWGSC CS RefSeq v2.1, whole genome shotgun sequence, one region includes:
- the LOC123068721 gene encoding cytochrome P450 704C1, translating to MHYLHAALTETLRLYPAVPVDVKCCFSDDTLPDGHAVRRGDMVNYHPYTMGRMNFLWGDHAEEFRLERWHDDDGVFVPESPYKFIAFQAGPRICLGKEFAYRQMKIFAAVLLYFFRFEMWEHNSTVGYRPMLTLKMEGPLYVRASPRRSTRN from the exons ATGCACTACCTCCACGCCGCGCTCACGGAGACCCTCCGTCTGTACCCGGCGGTGCCCGTC GATGTCAAGTGCTGCTTCTCGGATGACACATTGCCCGACGGGCACGCCGTGAGGAGAGGGGACATGGTGAACTACCACCCCTACACCATGGGCCGGATGAATTTCCTGTGGGGCGACCACGCCGAGGAGTTCAGGCTGGAGAGGTGGCACGACGACGACGGCGTGTTTGTCCCGGAGAGCCCCTACAAGTTCATCGCTTTCCAG GCGGGGCCTCGGATCTGCTTGGGAAAGGAGTTCGCCTACAGGCAGATGAAGATATTTGCAGCTGTTCTTCTCTACTTCTTCAGGTTTGAGATGTGGGAGCACAACTCCACGGTGGGGTACCGCCCGATGCTCACGCTAAAAATGGAGGGCCCGCTCTATGTTCGTGCGTCGCCCCGGCGATCTACCAGGAACTAG
- the LOC123068720 gene encoding cytochrome P450 704C1, with protein sequence MDSPLLVAALSSLLLLLALYLLGGKRRRRSYPPVAGTMLQQLLHWGRLPEYMTELSRRYRTFRMLTLTCNWVYTVDPANVEHILRTNFANYGKGPMTHGVLEDLLGDGIFNVDDAKWRHQRKVASFEFTTRALREYSSGVFRDVAAELAGIVAAAAAAGERLDMENLFMRSTLDSIFTVGFGVNLGALSGSNKKGAAFARAFDDASEQVLYRFLDPLWKAKRLLGVLSEAAMKRSVRTINDFVYAVIDKKIEQMGRNQQEFAKKEDILSRFLLEREKDPGCFDNKYLRDIILNFVIAGRDTTAGTLSWFLYVLCRDQRIQDKIAREVREATTGDHQDVGGVQEFVARLTEDAIGSMHYLHAALTETLRLYPAVPVDVKCCFSNDTLPDGHAVRRGDMVNYQPYAMGRMKFLWGDDAEEFRPERWHDDDGVFVPESPYKFTAFQAGPRICLGKEFAYRQMKIFAVVLLYFFRFEMWERNFTVGYRPMLTLKMDGPLYVRASPRRSTRN encoded by the exons ATGGATTCGCCGCTTCTGGTGGCCGCGCTGTCGTCGCTGCTGCTCCTCCTAGCCCTGTACCTGCTCGGCGGCAAGAGGCGGCGCCGGAGCTACCCGCCCGTGGCCGGCACCATGCTCCAGCAGCTGCTTCACTGGGGCCGGCTGCCGGAGTACATGACGGAGCTCTCCCGCAGGTACCGCACCTTCCGCATGCTCACCCTGACCTGCAACTGGGTCTACACCGTCGACCCGGCCAACGTGGAGCACATCCTCCGGACCAACTTCGCCAACTACGGCAAGGGGCCGATGACCCACGGCGTGCTGGAGGACCTCCTCGGCGACGGGATCTTCAACGTCGACGACGCCAAGTGGCGGCACCAGCGGAAGGTCGCCAGCTTTGAGTTCACCACCCGGGCGCTCCGCGAGTACAGCAGCGGCGTGTTCCGCGACGTGGCCGCCGAGCTCGCGGGCatcgtggccgccgccgccgcggccggggAGAGGCTGGACATGGAGAATCTGTTCATGCGGTCGACGCTGGACTCGATTTTCACGGTTGGGTTCGGGGTCAACCTCGGCGCGCTCTCCGGATCCAACAAGAAGGGCGCGGCGTTCGCCAGGGCGTTCGACGACGCCAGCGAGCAGGTGCTGTACCGGTTCCTGGACCCGCTGTGGAAGGCCAAGAGGCTCCTCGGCGTCTTGTCGGAGGCGGCCATGAAGCGGTCGGTGCGCACCATCAATGACTTCGTGTACGCCGTCATCGACAAGAAGATCGAGCAGATGGGTAGAAATCAACAGGAATTC GCCAAGAAAGAGGACATACTGTCGAGATTCTTGCTGGAGAGGGAGAAAGATCCCGGCTGCTTCGACAATAAGTACCTACGGGACATCATACTCAACTTCGTGATCGCCGGCCGCGACACCACGGCGGGGACGCTGTCGTGGTTCCTCTACGTGCTGTGCAGAGACCAGCGCATCCAGGACAAGatcgcgcgggaggtgcgggaggccaccaccggcgaccaccaggACGTGGGCGGCGTGCAAGAGTTCGTGGCGCGCCTGACTGAAGACGCCATCGGCAGCATGCACTACCTCCACGCCGCGCTCACGGAGACCCTCCGTCTGTACCCGGCGGTGCCCGTC GATGTCAAGTGCTGCTTCTCGAATGACACATTGCCGGACGGGCACGCCGTGAGGAGAGGGGACATGGTGAACTACCAGCCCTACGCGATGGGCCGGATGAAGTTCCTGTGGGGCGACGACGCCGAGGAGTTCAGGCCGGAGAGGTGGCACGACGACGACGGCGTGTTTGTCCCGGAGAGCCCCTACAAGTTCACCGCTTTCCAG GCGGGGCCTCGGATCTGCTTGGGAAAGGAGTTCGCCTACAGGCAGATGAAGATATTTGCAGTTGTTCTTCTCTACTTTTTCAGGTTTGAGATGTGGGAGCGCAACTTCACGGTGGGGTACCGCCCGATGCTCACGCTAAAAATGGATGGCCCGCTCTATGTTCGTGCGTCGCCCCGGCGATCTACCAGGAACTAG